In one window of Candidatus Obscuribacterales bacterium DNA:
- a CDS encoding DUF305 domain-containing protein, giving the protein MSTLKKPLLAIALVASVAVVGCANQASAPSGEGQPADSAVDSAANSAADSESDNSAAHAMTLGPKDRNFDLRFIDSMIPHHRGAVVMAREALEKSERPEIQTLAQSILDTQRKEIRQLLSWRERWYPDAGEEAMMWDEEMGHDMAMTRQMESRMRMVADLGEADDEFDLRFLNAMIPHHEGALVMAQEALEKSNRSRIQEMAQEILTTQQAEIDQMEQWQQEWYGGS; this is encoded by the coding sequence ATGTCTACTCTAAAGAAGCCATTGCTAGCGATCGCCCTTGTTGCTAGCGTTGCTGTCGTTGGCTGCGCCAATCAAGCCAGTGCTCCATCTGGCGAGGGACAGCCAGCCGACAGCGCTGTTGATAGCGCTGCTAATAGCGCTGCCGATTCAGAATCCGACAATAGTGCAGCTCATGCGATGACCTTGGGGCCTAAGGATAGAAACTTCGATCTACGGTTTATTGACAGCATGATTCCTCATCATCGGGGCGCTGTCGTGATGGCACGAGAAGCCTTAGAAAAGTCCGAACGTCCTGAGATTCAAACCCTAGCCCAGAGCATCCTTGATACCCAGCGGAAAGAAATACGTCAGCTTCTTAGCTGGCGCGAAAGATGGTATCCCGATGCGGGTGAGGAAGCCATGATGTGGGATGAAGAGATGGGCCACGACATGGCAATGACGAGACAAATGGAAAGCCGCATGAGGATGGTTGCCGATTTGGGTGAAGCGGATGATGAATTTGATCTCCGTTTCCTAAACGCGATGATTCCTCACCATGAGGGAGCGTTGGTGATGGCGCAGGAGGCCTTGGAAAAGAGCAATCGCTCTCGCATCCAGGAAATGGCGCAGGAAATTCTCACGACTCAACAAGCGGAAATTGATCAGATGGAGCAGTGGCAGCAAGAGTGGTACGGCGGCTCATAA